The following coding sequences are from one Candidatus Methylomirabilota bacterium window:
- a CDS encoding enoyl-CoA hydratase encodes MSDEILVERTGSIGTVVFNRPQMRNAFNLAMWTALPEIVEGLNRDPGVRAIVFRGAGEEAFASGADISEFKQHRKDRATAEAYNRRTEAAHHALEGSPKPTVAMIYGFCMGGAMAIAMDCDLRFAADTGKFGIPAARLGIVYGLHSVKRLVSLVGPAATKDILFSARTFDAAEALRLGFVSRVLPAAELATHTYEYLARVADNAPLSVEGAKLIVEAIVDDGGAGKKAEIDRLQLATFDSEDYREGTAAFLEKRRPQFKGR; translated from the coding sequence ATGAGCGACGAGATCCTGGTCGAGCGCACCGGAAGCATCGGTACCGTCGTCTTCAACCGCCCCCAGATGCGGAACGCGTTCAACCTGGCCATGTGGACCGCCCTGCCCGAGATCGTCGAAGGATTGAACCGCGATCCCGGGGTCCGGGCCATCGTCTTCCGGGGGGCGGGCGAGGAGGCCTTCGCGTCGGGAGCGGACATCTCCGAGTTCAAGCAACACCGGAAAGACCGCGCCACGGCCGAAGCCTACAACCGGCGCACCGAGGCGGCCCATCACGCGCTGGAGGGGAGCCCCAAGCCGACCGTGGCCATGATCTACGGCTTCTGCATGGGCGGCGCGATGGCGATCGCCATGGACTGCGATCTTCGCTTCGCGGCCGACACCGGCAAATTCGGCATCCCGGCCGCGCGGCTCGGGATCGTGTACGGGCTCCACTCGGTCAAGCGCCTGGTCAGCCTGGTGGGGCCGGCGGCGACCAAGGACATCCTCTTCTCGGCCCGGACGTTCGACGCCGCCGAGGCCCTGCGGCTCGGCTTCGTGAGCCGCGTGCTGCCCGCCGCCGAGCTGGCGACCCATACCTACGAGTACCTCGCCCGGGTCGCCGACAACGCCCCGCTGTCGGTCGAGGGGGCGAAGCTGATCGTGGAGGCCATCGTCGACGACGGGGGGGCGGGGAAGAAGGCCGAGATCGATCGCCTCCAGCTCGCCACCTTCGACAGCGAGGACTACCGCGAGGGTACCGCCGCCTTCCTGGAAAAGCGCCGCCCGCAGTTCAAGGGTCGATAA
- the folE gene encoding GTP cyclohydrolase I FolE, which yields MQELIERLLRELGEDPTRDGLRGTPARVEASLRFLTSGYRVDVREILDGAVFVEDRYDEMVLVKDIDFYSLCDHHLVPFFGKAHVAYIPDRKILGLSKIARLVEMYSRRLQVQERMTSQIAHTLQDALRPKGVGVVVEAMHLCMMMRGVEKQNSKAVTSAMLGGFRDRPATRAEFLELLKSRGSLI from the coding sequence ATGCAGGAGCTCATCGAGCGGCTGCTCCGGGAGCTCGGGGAGGATCCGACGCGGGACGGCCTGAGGGGCACGCCGGCGCGGGTCGAAGCCTCCCTGCGCTTCCTCACCTCCGGCTATCGGGTAGACGTCCGAGAGATCCTAGACGGCGCCGTCTTCGTCGAGGACAGATACGACGAGATGGTGCTCGTCAAGGACATCGACTTTTACAGCCTCTGTGATCATCATCTCGTCCCATTTTTCGGCAAGGCCCACGTCGCCTACATCCCCGACCGGAAGATCCTCGGCCTCTCGAAGATCGCCCGGCTGGTCGAGATGTACAGCCGGCGCCTGCAGGTCCAGGAGCGCATGACCAGCCAGATCGCCCACACCCTCCAGGACGCCCTGCGGCCCAAGGGGGTGGGGGTCGTCGTCGAGGCCATGCACCTCTGCATGATGATGCGCGGCGTCGAGAAGCAGAACTCGAAGGCCGTGACCTCGGCCATGCTGGGGGGCTTCCGGGACCGGCCGGCGACGCGGGCGGAG